One genomic region from Streptomyces sp. NBC_01304 encodes:
- a CDS encoding lysophospholipid acyltransferase family protein, translated as MRRYRDFGLAVLGALASGGALADPEVVRGRALRLLDALDVRLEGDASPLRVAGPAGPGTLTPGTLIAADHISWLDVVALLAREPVTVVAKREVGGWPVVGRLARAAGTCFIDRDRLRDLPDAVGRVRDALAGGRSVVVFPQGTTWCRASGGVFRRAMFQAALDAGAAVRPVTVSYLQGGVASTVAAFVGDDGFVPSLRRVARARGLAVRVQGHAPLFPGDWGDRRVLAAAAQEAVFGADLIPHPAPSRKSSTTGASPLAPGSAFGLCPQTPDGLERCGPTEEEGKRTGSGREKEGKRKG; from the coding sequence GTGCGGCGTTACCGGGACTTCGGGCTCGCCGTGCTTGGCGCGCTCGCCTCCGGTGGGGCGCTGGCGGATCCGGAGGTGGTGCGGGGGCGGGCGCTGCGGTTGCTCGACGCGTTGGACGTACGTCTTGAGGGCGATGCCTCGCCGCTGCGGGTGGCCGGTCCGGCCGGGCCCGGGACCCTCACGCCCGGGACCCTCATCGCGGCCGATCACATTTCGTGGCTGGATGTCGTGGCTCTGCTGGCCCGGGAGCCGGTGACCGTGGTGGCCAAGCGGGAGGTGGGGGGCTGGCCGGTGGTCGGGCGGCTGGCCCGGGCTGCGGGTACGTGCTTCATCGATCGGGATCGGTTGCGGGATCTGCCGGATGCGGTGGGGCGGGTGCGGGATGCCCTGGCGGGTGGGCGGTCGGTGGTGGTCTTTCCACAGGGGACCACCTGGTGTCGTGCCTCGGGGGGTGTGTTTCGGCGGGCCATGTTTCAGGCTGCGTTGGATGCGGGGGCTGCGGTGCGGCCGGTGACGGTGAGCTATCTGCAGGGTGGTGTGGCCAGTACGGTGGCCGCGTTCGTGGGGGATGACGGGTTTGTGCCGTCCCTTCGGCGGGTGGCACGTGCCCGTGGGCTGGCTGTGCGGGTGCAGGGGCATGCGCCCCTGTTCCCCGGCGATTGGGGGGATCGGCGGGTATTGGCTGCTGCGGCTCAGGAGGCGGTGTTCGGGGCGGATTTGATTCCCCACCCCGCCCCTTCCCGAAAGTCTTCGACGACTGGGGCTTCGCCCCTGGCCCCCGGATCGGCCTTCGGCCTCTGTCCTCAAACGCCGGACGGGCTGGAGAGATGCGGACCGACTGAAGAGGAAGGGAAGCGGACAGGAAGCGGACGGGAAAAGGAAGGGAAGAGGAAGGGCTGA
- a CDS encoding glycoside hydrolase family 2 TIM barrel-domain containing protein, whose translation MDSIAYYEDFSPGTGALPPRAQHPGSDAARLSLNGTWRFRLSETAVVDDGFAEPGHDASGWAEVEVPGHWVLQGHGAPAYTNTLYPFPLDPPHVPTENPTGDHLRTFDLPEAWPGEGDAVLRFEGVESCARVWLNGTELGEFKGSRLPHEFAVGGLLKEAGNVLAVRVHQWSSGSYLEDQDQWWLPGIFRDVTLEHRPAGHVRDHFVHASYDHTTGHGTLRVDADPGGRVTVPELGISVAAGESVTVPVEAWSAEVPRLYEGELAGDGERVRLRIGFRSVAVEDGLLKVNGRRILLRGVNRHEFHPERGRAVDRDTMRADVLLMKQHNINAVRTSHYPPHPEFLDLCDEFGLWVIDECDLETHGFHAVGWRDNPVDDERWTPALLDRAARMVERDKNHASVVIWSLGNECGTGRGLTAMADWMRERDPSRPLHYEGDWSCADTDLYSRMYADHAEVEAIGRREEEPLEDGELDVRRRGMPFILCEYAHAMGNGPGGLADYQRLFETYERCQGGFVWEWIDHGITHPAHGYAYGGDFGEPLHDGNFVCDGLLFPDRTPSPGLLDFKYVVQPVRIEGDGRGGIVRITNGYDFADLSGLAFTWSYERDGESVRSGRLPVPHVGPGGTVEVKLPPPPPRDPDAETQWTVRAVLAQDTAWAAKGHEVAWAQLDVEWGMVPPVPGGSAPVRDEAGGLITLGSGTFDARTGTLRSLDGLEVSDFRLDVWRAPTDNDNGMPWRAEEPLAVQWRKLGLHRMQHRVDAVELGEDALTVRTRVAPAAHDAGLRTEYRWISDGGKLMLTVTVTPEGEWTVPLPRLGVRFGIPAAFREASWFGGGPGEAYPDTGAASRLGRWGMSVAELQTPYVRPQENGARSNVRWAELADGDAVLRVEGAPEFGFTARPWTTEQLDAAEHRTDLVAGDKVWVNLDHRLHGIGSESCGPGVLPQYRLDLPEQPVAFGFTFSLRG comes from the coding sequence GTGGATTCCATCGCGTACTACGAGGACTTCTCCCCCGGCACCGGCGCCCTCCCGCCCCGCGCCCAGCATCCCGGCAGCGATGCCGCCCGCCTCTCCCTGAACGGGACTTGGCGGTTTCGGCTCTCGGAGACCGCCGTCGTCGACGACGGGTTCGCCGAGCCCGGGCATGATGCCTCCGGGTGGGCGGAGGTCGAGGTGCCGGGGCACTGGGTGTTGCAGGGGCACGGGGCACCCGCGTACACGAACACCCTTTATCCCTTCCCTCTCGATCCGCCGCACGTGCCCACCGAGAATCCGACCGGTGATCACCTGCGCACCTTCGACCTGCCGGAGGCCTGGCCCGGCGAAGGCGACGCCGTCCTGCGGTTCGAGGGCGTCGAGAGCTGTGCGCGCGTGTGGCTGAACGGCACTGAGCTCGGGGAGTTCAAGGGGTCGCGGCTGCCGCACGAGTTCGCGGTCGGCGGCCTCCTCAAGGAGGCCGGCAATGTGCTGGCCGTGCGGGTGCACCAGTGGTCGTCCGGGAGTTATCTGGAGGACCAGGACCAGTGGTGGCTGCCCGGCATCTTCCGGGATGTCACGTTGGAGCACCGGCCGGCCGGGCACGTACGTGACCACTTCGTGCACGCCTCGTACGACCACACCACCGGGCACGGCACCCTGCGCGTCGACGCCGACCCCGGCGGCCGGGTCACCGTGCCCGAGCTGGGGATCAGTGTCGCGGCCGGGGAGTCCGTGACCGTGCCGGTCGAGGCCTGGTCGGCGGAGGTCCCCCGGTTGTACGAGGGCGAGTTGGCCGGTGACGGTGAGCGGGTGCGGCTGCGCATCGGGTTCCGGAGCGTGGCCGTCGAGGACGGGCTGCTCAAGGTGAACGGCCGGCGGATACTGCTGCGCGGCGTGAACCGGCACGAGTTCCACCCCGAGCGCGGTCGCGCCGTCGATCGCGACACCATGCGCGCCGACGTACTGCTCATGAAGCAGCACAACATCAATGCCGTGCGGACCAGCCACTATCCGCCGCATCCCGAATTCCTCGACCTCTGCGACGAGTTCGGGCTGTGGGTGATCGACGAGTGCGATCTGGAGACGCACGGCTTCCACGCGGTGGGCTGGCGCGACAATCCCGTCGACGACGAGCGGTGGACGCCGGCCCTGCTCGACCGGGCCGCCCGCATGGTGGAGCGCGACAAGAACCACGCCTCGGTCGTCATCTGGTCGCTCGGCAACGAGTGCGGCACCGGGCGCGGACTGACCGCCATGGCGGACTGGATGCGCGAGCGCGATCCGAGCAGGCCGCTGCATTACGAGGGCGACTGGAGCTGCGCGGACACCGACCTGTATTCGCGGATGTATGCCGATCACGCGGAGGTCGAGGCGATCGGACGGCGGGAGGAAGAGCCGCTGGAGGACGGGGAGTTGGATGTCCGGCGGCGGGGCATGCCGTTCATCCTCTGTGAGTACGCGCACGCCATGGGCAACGGGCCGGGCGGGCTCGCCGACTATCAGCGGCTCTTCGAGACGTACGAGCGCTGCCAGGGCGGCTTCGTCTGGGAGTGGATCGACCACGGGATCACGCATCCGGCGCACGGCTACGCCTACGGCGGTGACTTCGGGGAGCCGCTGCACGACGGGAACTTCGTGTGCGACGGCCTGCTCTTCCCGGACCGGACGCCGTCCCCGGGGCTCCTCGACTTCAAGTACGTCGTGCAGCCCGTGCGGATCGAGGGCGACGGGCGCGGCGGGATCGTACGGATCACCAATGGGTACGACTTCGCGGATCTGTCCGGGCTCGCGTTCACGTGGTCGTACGAGCGGGACGGTGAGAGCGTGCGGTCCGGCCGGCTGCCCGTGCCGCACGTCGGGCCCGGCGGGACGGTCGAGGTGAAGCTGCCTCCGCCACCGCCCCGCGACCCGGACGCCGAGACGCAGTGGACCGTGCGGGCGGTGCTCGCCCAGGACACGGCCTGGGCGGCGAAGGGCCATGAAGTGGCCTGGGCGCAGCTCGATGTCGAGTGGGGCATGGTCCCGCCCGTGCCCGGGGGTTCCGCTCCCGTGCGCGACGAGGCCGGCGGGCTGATCACGCTGGGCTCCGGGACCTTCGACGCGCGGACCGGGACCCTGCGGTCCCTCGACGGCCTGGAGGTCTCGGACTTCCGGCTCGACGTGTGGCGCGCCCCGACCGACAACGACAACGGCATGCCCTGGCGTGCGGAGGAACCCCTGGCCGTCCAGTGGCGCAAGCTGGGCCTGCATCGGATGCAACACCGCGTGGACGCCGTGGAGTTGGGCGAGGACGCGCTGACCGTACGGACCCGGGTGGCGCCCGCGGCGCACGATGCGGGGCTGCGGACCGAGTACCGGTGGATCTCCGACGGCGGCAAGCTGATGCTGACCGTCACCGTGACGCCGGAGGGCGAGTGGACGGTGCCGCTGCCGCGGCTCGGCGTCCGCTTCGGGATTCCGGCGGCGTTCCGGGAGGCGAGCTGGTTCGGCGGCGGGCCCGGTGAGGCGTATCCGGACACCGGGGCCGCGTCACGGCTCGGGCGGTGGGGGATGTCGGTGGCGGAACTGCAGACGCCCTATGTGCGGCCCCAGGAGAACGGGGCCCGGAGCAATGTGCGATGGGCCGAACTCGCCGACGGGGATGCGGTGTTGAGGGTTGAGGGGGCGCCGGAGTTCGGGTTCACGGCGCGTCCGTGGACGACCGAGCAGCTGGACGCCGCCGAGCACCGTACGGATCTGGTGGCGGGCGACAAGGTGTGGGTGAACCTCGACCATCGCCTGCACGGCATCGGCTCGGAGTCGTGCGGGCCGGGGGTGCTGCCGCAGTACCGGCTCGATCTGCCGGAGCAACCGGTCGCTTTCGGCTTCACGTTCTCCCTGCGGGGCTGA
- a CDS encoding 4'-phosphopantetheinyl transferase family protein, which translates to MGVAVREFGKYPLPEGLSSGPELWLMRVPPATDGLGAPGGTGSGTRGGGTLPTAAPTAAPTAADLEILDAEERRRTAALRRDSDRNLYVAAHVALRRLLGAYLNEDPAALVFIREPCPGCGGPHGRPALTGHPLHFSLSHTRGGLALLGFADRPVGVDIEARPGREAIEDASLALHEAEQADLAALPPDAKAAAFSRCWTRKEAYLKGTGEGLAGKGGLQTLVGTGPEPLPVPGWELTDVPVPEGFTAACAVREA; encoded by the coding sequence ATGGGCGTGGCGGTGCGGGAGTTCGGGAAGTACCCGCTCCCCGAAGGGCTCTCCTCGGGGCCCGAGCTGTGGCTGATGCGGGTCCCGCCGGCGACGGACGGGCTTGGAGCCCCGGGCGGTACCGGTTCAGGGACCAGGGGCGGCGGCACCCTGCCCACGGCCGCACCTACGGCCGCACCCACGGCCGCCGACCTGGAGATCCTCGACGCCGAGGAACGGCGCCGGACCGCGGCACTGCGCCGCGACAGCGACCGGAACCTGTACGTCGCCGCCCACGTGGCGCTGCGCCGACTCCTCGGGGCCTACCTGAACGAGGACCCGGCCGCGCTGGTCTTCATCCGCGAGCCCTGCCCCGGCTGCGGCGGCCCGCACGGCCGGCCCGCCCTGACCGGCCACCCCCTGCACTTCTCCCTCTCCCACACCCGGGGCGGCCTGGCCCTGCTCGGTTTCGCGGACCGGCCCGTGGGCGTCGACATCGAGGCCCGGCCCGGTCGGGAGGCCATCGAGGACGCGTCCCTCGCCCTGCACGAGGCGGAGCAGGCGGACCTCGCCGCGCTGCCGCCGGACGCCAAGGCGGCCGCGTTCTCCCGTTGCTGGACGCGCAAGGAGGCCTACCTCAAGGGGACGGGTGAGGGCCTTGCCGGCAAGGGCGGCCTGCAGACCCTGGTGGGAACGGGGCCCGAGCCACTGCCCGTGCCGGGCTGGGAGCTCACCGACGTGCCGGTACCCGAGGGCTTCACGGCGGCCTGCGCGGTCCGCGAGGCCTGA